The Pan paniscus chromosome 22, NHGRI_mPanPan1-v2.0_pri, whole genome shotgun sequence genome has a segment encoding these proteins:
- the SLC19A1 gene encoding reduced folate transporter isoform X2 produces MQLMELFYSVTMAARIAYSSYIFSLVRPARYQRVAGYSRAAVLLGVFTSSVLGQLLVTVGRVSFSTLNYISLAFLTFSVVLALFLKRPKRSLFFNRDDRGRCETSASELERMNPGPGGKLGHALRVACGDSVLARMLRELGDSLRRPQLRLWSLWWVFNSAGYYLVVYYVHILWNEVDPTTNSARVYNGAADAASTLLGAITSFAAGFVKIRWARWSKLLIAGVTATQAGLVFLLAHTRHPSSIWLCYAAFVLFRGSYQFLVPIATFQIASSLSKELCALVFGVNTFFATIVKTIITFIVSDVRGLGLPVRKQFQLYSVYFLILSVIYFLGAMLDGLRHCQRGHHPRQPPAQGLRSAAEEKAAQALSVQDKGLGGLQPAQSPPLSPEDSLGAVGPASLEQRQSDPYLAPAPAPQAAEFLSPVTTPSPCTLCSAQASGPEAADETCPQLAVHPPGVSKLGLQCLPSDGVQNVNQ; encoded by the exons ATGCAGCTCATGGAGCTCTTCTACAGCGTCACTATGGCCGCGCGCATCGCCTATTCCTCCTACATCTTCTCTCTCGTGCGGCCCGCGCGCTACCAGCGTGTGGCCGGCTACTCGCGTGCTGCGGTGCTGCTGGGCGTGTTCACCAGCTCCGTGCTGGGCCAGCTGCTGGTCACCGTGGGCCGAGTCTCCTTCTCCACGCTCAACTACATCTCGCTGGCCTTCCTCACCTTCAGCGTGGTCCTCGCCCTCTTCCTGAAGCGCCCCAAGCGCAGCCTCTTCTTCAACCGCGACGACCGGGGGCGGTGTGAAACCTCGGCTTCGGAGCTGGAGCGCATGAATCCCGGCCCGGGCGGGAAGCTGGGACACGCCCTGCGGGTGGCCTGTGGGGACTCAGTGCTGGCGCGGATGCTGCGGGAGCTGGGGGACAGCCTGCGGCGGCCGCAGCTGCGCCTGTGGTCCCTCTGGTGGGTCTTCAACTCGGCCGGCTACTACCTGGTGGTCTACTACGTGCACATCCTGTGGAACGAGGTGGACCCCACCACCAACAGTGCGCGGGTCTACAACGGCGCGGCAGATGCTGCCTCCACGCTGCTGG GCGCCATCACGTCCTTCGCCGCGGGCTTCGTGAAGATCCGCTGGGCGCGCTGGTCCAAGCTGCTCATCGCGGGCGTCACGGCCACGCAGGCGGGGCTGGTCTTCCTTCTGGCGCACACGCGCCACCCGAGTAGCATCTGGCTGTGCTACGCGGCCTTCGTGCTGTTCCGCGGCTCCTACCAGTTCCTCGTGCCCATCGCCAC CTTTCAGATTgcatcttctctgtctaaagagcTCTGTGCCCTGGTCTTCGGGGTCAACACATTCTTTGCCACCATCGTCAAGACCATCATCACTTTCATTGTCTCGGACGTGCGGGGCCTGGGCCTCCCGGTCCGCAAGCAG TTCCAGTTATACTCCGTGTACTTCCTGATCCTGTCCGTCATCTACTTCTTGGGGGCCATGCTAGATGGCCTGCGGCACTGCCAGCGGGGCCACCACCCACGGCAGCCCCCGGCCCAGGGCCTGAGGAGTGCCGCGGAGGAGAAGGCAGCACAGGCACTGAGCGTGCAGGACAAGGGCCTCGGAGGCCTGCAGCCAGCCCAGAGCCCGCCGCTTTCCCCAGAAGACAGCCTGGGGGCTGTGGGGCCAGCCTCCCTGGAGCAGAGACAGAGCGACCCATAcctggccccggccccggccccgcagGCAGCCGAATTCCTGAGCCCAGTGACAACCCCTTCCCCCTGCACTCTGTGCTCCGCCCAAGCCTCAGGCCCTGAGGCTGCAGATGAGACTTGTCCCCAGCTGGCTGTCCATCCTCCTGGTGTCAGCAAGCTGGGTTTGCAGTGTCTTCCAAGCGACGGTGTTCAGAATGTGAACCAGTGA
- the SLC19A1 gene encoding reduced folate transporter isoform X3 translates to MRPQPAEPAPGGRGNEACSIHSDVTNEITPVLSYSYLAVLVPVFLLTDYLRYTPVLLLQGLSFVSVWLLLLLGHSVAHMQLMELFYSVTMAARIAYSSYIFSLVRPARYQRVAGYSRAAVLLGVFTSSVLGQLLVTVGRVSFSTLNYISLAFLTFSVVLALFLKRPKRSLFFNRDDRGRCETSASELERMNPGPGGKLGHALRVACGDSVLARMLRELGDSLRRPQLRLWSLWWVFNSAGYYLVVYYVHILWNEVDPTTNSARVYNGAADAASTLLGAITSFAAGFVKIRWARWSKLLIAGVTATQAGLVFLLAHTRHPSSIWLCYAAFVLFRGSYQFLVPIATFQIASSLSKELCALVFGVNTFFATIVKTIITFIVSDVRGLGLPVRKQFQLYSVYFLILSVIYFLGAMLDGLRHCQRGHHPRQPPAQGLRSAAEEKAAQALSVQDKGLGGLQPAQSPPLSPEDSLGAVGPASLEQRQSDPYLAPAPAPQAAEFLSPVTTPSPCTLCSAQASGPEAADETCPQLAVHPPGVSKLGLQCLPSDGVQNVNQ, encoded by the exons ATGAGGCCCCAGCCTGCAGAGCCAGCTCCTGGTGGAAGAGGAAATGAGGCATGCTCCATTCATTCAGAC GTCACGAACGAGATCACGCCGGTGCTGTCGTACTCCTACCTGGCCGTGCTGGTGCCCGTGTTCCTGCTCACCGACTACCTGCGCTACACGCCGGTGCTGCTGCTGCAGGGGCTCAGCTTCGTGTCggtgtggctgctgctgctgctgggccaCTCGGTGGCGCACATGCAGCTCATGGAGCTCTTCTACAGCGTCACTATGGCCGCGCGCATCGCCTATTCCTCCTACATCTTCTCTCTCGTGCGGCCCGCGCGCTACCAGCGTGTGGCCGGCTACTCGCGTGCTGCGGTGCTGCTGGGCGTGTTCACCAGCTCCGTGCTGGGCCAGCTGCTGGTCACCGTGGGCCGAGTCTCCTTCTCCACGCTCAACTACATCTCGCTGGCCTTCCTCACCTTCAGCGTGGTCCTCGCCCTCTTCCTGAAGCGCCCCAAGCGCAGCCTCTTCTTCAACCGCGACGACCGGGGGCGGTGTGAAACCTCGGCTTCGGAGCTGGAGCGCATGAATCCCGGCCCGGGCGGGAAGCTGGGACACGCCCTGCGGGTGGCCTGTGGGGACTCAGTGCTGGCGCGGATGCTGCGGGAGCTGGGGGACAGCCTGCGGCGGCCGCAGCTGCGCCTGTGGTCCCTCTGGTGGGTCTTCAACTCGGCCGGCTACTACCTGGTGGTCTACTACGTGCACATCCTGTGGAACGAGGTGGACCCCACCACCAACAGTGCGCGGGTCTACAACGGCGCGGCAGATGCTGCCTCCACGCTGCTGG GCGCCATCACGTCCTTCGCCGCGGGCTTCGTGAAGATCCGCTGGGCGCGCTGGTCCAAGCTGCTCATCGCGGGCGTCACGGCCACGCAGGCGGGGCTGGTCTTCCTTCTGGCGCACACGCGCCACCCGAGTAGCATCTGGCTGTGCTACGCGGCCTTCGTGCTGTTCCGCGGCTCCTACCAGTTCCTCGTGCCCATCGCCAC CTTTCAGATTgcatcttctctgtctaaagagcTCTGTGCCCTGGTCTTCGGGGTCAACACATTCTTTGCCACCATCGTCAAGACCATCATCACTTTCATTGTCTCGGACGTGCGGGGCCTGGGCCTCCCGGTCCGCAAGCAG TTCCAGTTATACTCCGTGTACTTCCTGATCCTGTCCGTCATCTACTTCTTGGGGGCCATGCTAGATGGCCTGCGGCACTGCCAGCGGGGCCACCACCCACGGCAGCCCCCGGCCCAGGGCCTGAGGAGTGCCGCGGAGGAGAAGGCAGCACAGGCACTGAGCGTGCAGGACAAGGGCCTCGGAGGCCTGCAGCCAGCCCAGAGCCCGCCGCTTTCCCCAGAAGACAGCCTGGGGGCTGTGGGGCCAGCCTCCCTGGAGCAGAGACAGAGCGACCCATAcctggccccggccccggccccgcagGCAGCCGAATTCCTGAGCCCAGTGACAACCCCTTCCCCCTGCACTCTGTGCTCCGCCCAAGCCTCAGGCCCTGAGGCTGCAGATGAGACTTGTCCCCAGCTGGCTGTCCATCCTCCTGGTGTCAGCAAGCTGGGTTTGCAGTGTCTTCCAAGCGACGGTGTTCAGAATGTGAACCAGTGA
- the SLC19A1 gene encoding reduced folate transporter isoform X1, giving the protein MVPSSPAVEKQVPVEPGPDPELRSWRRLVCYLCFYGFMAQIRPGESFITPYLLGPDKNFTREQVTNEITPVLSYSYLAVLVPVFLLTDYLRYTPVLLLQGLSFVSVWLLLLLGHSVAHMQLMELFYSVTMAARIAYSSYIFSLVRPARYQRVAGYSRAAVLLGVFTSSVLGQLLVTVGRVSFSTLNYISLAFLTFSVVLALFLKRPKRSLFFNRDDRGRCETSASELERMNPGPGGKLGHALRVACGDSVLARMLRELGDSLRRPQLRLWSLWWVFNSAGYYLVVYYVHILWNEVDPTTNSARVYNGAADAASTLLGAITSFAAGFVKIRWARWSKLLIAGVTATQAGLVFLLAHTRHPSSIWLCYAAFVLFRGSYQFLVPIATFQIASSLSKELCALVFGVNTFFATIVKTIITFIVSDVRGLGLPVRKQFQLYSVYFLILSVIYFLGAMLDGLRHCQRGHHPRQPPAQGLRSAAEEKAAQALSVQDKGLGGLQPAQSPPLSPEDSLGAVGPASLEQRQSDPYLAPAPAPQAAEFLSPVTTPSPCTLCSAQASGPEAADETCPQLAVHPPGVSKLGLQCLPSDGVQNVNQ; this is encoded by the exons ATGGTGCCCTCCAGCCCAGCGGTGGAGAAGCAGGTGCCCGTGGAACCTGGGCCTGACCCCGAGCTCCGGTCCTGGCGGCGCCTCGTGTGCTACCTTTGCTTCTACGGCTTCATGGCGCAGATACGGCCAGGGGAGAGCTTCATCACCCCCTACCTCCTGGGACCCGACAAGAACTTCACGCGGGAGCAG GTCACGAACGAGATCACGCCGGTGCTGTCGTACTCCTACCTGGCCGTGCTGGTGCCCGTGTTCCTGCTCACCGACTACCTGCGCTACACGCCGGTGCTGCTGCTGCAGGGGCTCAGCTTCGTGTCggtgtggctgctgctgctgctgggccaCTCGGTGGCGCACATGCAGCTCATGGAGCTCTTCTACAGCGTCACTATGGCCGCGCGCATCGCCTATTCCTCCTACATCTTCTCTCTCGTGCGGCCCGCGCGCTACCAGCGTGTGGCCGGCTACTCGCGTGCTGCGGTGCTGCTGGGCGTGTTCACCAGCTCCGTGCTGGGCCAGCTGCTGGTCACCGTGGGCCGAGTCTCCTTCTCCACGCTCAACTACATCTCGCTGGCCTTCCTCACCTTCAGCGTGGTCCTCGCCCTCTTCCTGAAGCGCCCCAAGCGCAGCCTCTTCTTCAACCGCGACGACCGGGGGCGGTGTGAAACCTCGGCTTCGGAGCTGGAGCGCATGAATCCCGGCCCGGGCGGGAAGCTGGGACACGCCCTGCGGGTGGCCTGTGGGGACTCAGTGCTGGCGCGGATGCTGCGGGAGCTGGGGGACAGCCTGCGGCGGCCGCAGCTGCGCCTGTGGTCCCTCTGGTGGGTCTTCAACTCGGCCGGCTACTACCTGGTGGTCTACTACGTGCACATCCTGTGGAACGAGGTGGACCCCACCACCAACAGTGCGCGGGTCTACAACGGCGCGGCAGATGCTGCCTCCACGCTGCTGG GCGCCATCACGTCCTTCGCCGCGGGCTTCGTGAAGATCCGCTGGGCGCGCTGGTCCAAGCTGCTCATCGCGGGCGTCACGGCCACGCAGGCGGGGCTGGTCTTCCTTCTGGCGCACACGCGCCACCCGAGTAGCATCTGGCTGTGCTACGCGGCCTTCGTGCTGTTCCGCGGCTCCTACCAGTTCCTCGTGCCCATCGCCAC CTTTCAGATTgcatcttctctgtctaaagagcTCTGTGCCCTGGTCTTCGGGGTCAACACATTCTTTGCCACCATCGTCAAGACCATCATCACTTTCATTGTCTCGGACGTGCGGGGCCTGGGCCTCCCGGTCCGCAAGCAG TTCCAGTTATACTCCGTGTACTTCCTGATCCTGTCCGTCATCTACTTCTTGGGGGCCATGCTAGATGGCCTGCGGCACTGCCAGCGGGGCCACCACCCACGGCAGCCCCCGGCCCAGGGCCTGAGGAGTGCCGCGGAGGAGAAGGCAGCACAGGCACTGAGCGTGCAGGACAAGGGCCTCGGAGGCCTGCAGCCAGCCCAGAGCCCGCCGCTTTCCCCAGAAGACAGCCTGGGGGCTGTGGGGCCAGCCTCCCTGGAGCAGAGACAGAGCGACCCATAcctggccccggccccggccccgcagGCAGCCGAATTCCTGAGCCCAGTGACAACCCCTTCCCCCTGCACTCTGTGCTCCGCCCAAGCCTCAGGCCCTGAGGCTGCAGATGAGACTTGTCCCCAGCTGGCTGTCCATCCTCCTGGTGTCAGCAAGCTGGGTTTGCAGTGTCTTCCAAGCGACGGTGTTCAGAATGTGAACCAGTGA